A stretch of the Medicago truncatula cultivar Jemalong A17 chromosome 5, MtrunA17r5.0-ANR, whole genome shotgun sequence genome encodes the following:
- the LOC11437132 gene encoding uncharacterized protein, whose translation MFTEGLDKNALRWVREKEVPFSNTAMRSRDPISGMKSGGGRGFGLPPPSKFRSGHLPANKLPVSAVETFDSRSNSDMDASVDSEEEVYGGRYSLDSSPQDSRVPNGAAKRYGNVAQMPRSRYASDYTFSDVSSSRETLTGRQGMARDPVMRGAANGRQNGFTEDESSDSAASSEFSTTQVGSSINGTLPKRRAYMSAGYASSVPSRMNVQSSAEKSGRLSDDEDEDFPSAPPFCGSTQEIRQTNEEIPTSAARSTPNKAESSTLKSVSRDKLENHGDASSEKFVRTATGSEGAASSNSQPPRLPTFHASALGPWYAVIAYDACARLCLHAWAMQCMEAPMFLENECSLLRDAFGLRQVLLQPEEELMVKCNGELSSEGVAPKLKKLIGKMKVQVRKVKVGVDPPTGCSMSSIVTHKIKMDSMQYHFSNLQSKLSSGWHALRKVRFVPHLPANGSLTHKSLAYVHASTRYIQQVSGLLKVGVTTLRNSSSSYEAVQETFTCFLRLKSVVEEDAIRLQPGSSEVHMFFPDSLGDDLLIEVQDSKGKHFGRVLVQVAAIADNPSDKVRWWNVYREPDHELVGKIQLNILYSTSADDNSHLKCGSVAETVAYDLVLEVAMKVQGFQQRNLELHGPWKWLLTEFASYYGVSEIYTKLRYLSYVMDVATPTADCLNLVYNLLAPVIMKGNSKTSLSHQENRLLGETKDEIEQILTLTFENYKSLDESSFSGIVEVFRPASSHAAPALEPAVKLYKLLHDILSPEAQTSFCHYFQVAAKKRARRHLSDTDEYIAQNNESCLMDPLTMSTAYQKMKTLCINLRNEIYSDIQIHNQNILPSFVDLPNLSASIYSTELCNRLRAFLISCPPTGPSSPVAELVIATSDFQRDLSGWNINPIKGGVDAKELFHLYILVWIQDKRLSLLESCKLDKVKWSGVRTQHSTTPFVDDMYERLKETLTDYEVIICRWPEYTLVLENAIADIEKAIVEALDKQYADVLAPLKDSMAPKKFGLKYVQKLAKRSTCAYVVPEEVGILLNSLKRMLDILRPRIESQFKSWASCLPNAGNTAPGERLSEVTVMLRAKFRNYLQAIVEKLVENTKLQNATKLKKILQDSKETVVESDLKSRMQPLKEQLASTISYLHSICETHVFIAICRGYWDRMGQEILSFLENRKENRSWYKGSRVAVSVLDDTFASQMQQLLGNAIQEKDMEAPRCIMEVRSMLCKDAAPNHKDNSFYY comes from the exons ATGTTCACTGAAGGACTTGACAAAAACGCACTTAGATGGGTCAGAGAG AAGGAAGTGCCATTCTCAAACACAGCAATGAGATCTCGTGATCCGATTAGTGGAATGAAAAGTGGCGGCGGTAGAGGGTTTGGATTACCACCACCATCAAAATTCAGGAGTGGTCATCTTCCTGCTAATAAGTTACCCGTCTCGGCGGTTGAGACATTCGATAGCCGTTCAAATAGTGATATGGACGCCAGCGTTGATTCGGAGGAGGAAGTTTATGGTGGGAGGTATTCTTTGGATTCATCACCACAAGACAGCAGAGTCCCCAATGGTGCTGCTAAGAGATATGGGAATGTTGCTCAGATGCCACGGTCTCGGTATGCGAGTGATTACACGTTCTCTGATGTTAGTTCGTCGAGAGAAACACTTACTGGAAGACAAGGAATGGCGAGGGATCCGGTGATGAGGGGTGCTGCTAATGGAAGGCAGAATGGTTTTACTGAAGATGAATCGTCAGATTCTGCAGCTAGCTCAGAATTTTCTACCACACAAGTAGGAAGTAGCATCAATGGCACTCTTCCAAAAAGAAGGGCTTATATGTCAGCAGGGTATGCTTCTAGTGTACCTTCAAGGATGAATGTTCAAAGTTCTGCAGAAAAG AGTGGAAGATTATCTGATGACGAGGATGAAGACTTTCCGAGTGCACCCCCATTTTGTGGTTCTACTCAAGAGATAAGACAAACTAACGAGGAAATTCCAACTTCTGCAGCACGTAGTACTCCAAATAAAGCAGAATCAAGTACTTTGAAATCTGTATCCAGGGATAAGTTAGAGAACCATGGAGATGCAAGCTCGGAAAAATTTGTTAG AACTGCTACTGGTTCAGAGGGTGCTGCATCTTCCAATTCACAACCACCTCGCCTTCCAACATTTCATGCAAG TGCTCTTGGGCCATGGTATGCAGTAATTGCATACGACGCCTGTGCGCGTCTTTGCCTTCACGCTTGGGCGATGCAGTGTATGGAAGCTCCAATGTTTTTGGAAAATGAATGCTCTTTACTTAGAGATGCATTTGG atTGCGACAAGTGCTTCTTCAACCAGAAGAGGAGCTAATGGTGAAATGCAATGGAGAACTTTCTAGTGAGGGTGTTGCTCCTAAACTGAAAAAACTTATTGGCAAGATGAAGGTGCAAG TACGCAAAGTCAAAGTGGGGGTCGACCCTCCTACTGGCTGTAGCATGTCATCAATAGTgacacataaaattaaaatggatTCAATGCAATACCACTTCTCAAATTTGCAGTCAAAACTATCTTCTGGTTGGCACGCTCTTAGGAAAGTTCGGTTTGTACCACATTTGCCTGCAAATGGTTCCCTGACACATAAAAGCTTGGCATATGTGCATGCTAGCACACGCTATATACAACAAGTCTCTGGACTCCTAAAAGTTGGTGTAACAACTTTGCGGAATAGTTCATCCTCCTACGAAGCTGTGCAAG AGACATTCACGTGTTTCTTACGACTCAAAAGTGTAGTTGAAGAAGATGCGATTAGGTTGCAGCCTGGATCCAGTGAAGTCCATATGTt TTTTCCAGATAGTCTTGGAGATGATTTGCTCATTGAAGTTCAAGATTCCAAGGGAAAGCATTTTGGGCGTGTTCTTGTCCAAGTGGCTGCTATAGCTGATAATCCg TCTGACAAAGTACGCTGGTGGAATGTTTACCGCGAGCCAGACCATGAGCTTGTTGGCAAGATACAACTTAATATACTTTATTCAACCAGTGCAGATGACAATAGTCATCTTAAG TGTGGTTCTGTAGCGGAGACAGTTGCATATGACCTGGTTCTAGAAGTTGCAATGAAAGTTCAGGGCTTTCAGCAAAGGAACCTAGAATTACATGGTCCATGGAAATGGCTCTTGACAGAGTTTGCTTCATACTATGGTGTGTCTGAGATATATACGAAGCTGAG ATATCTATCGTATGTCATGGATGTTGCCACACCAACAGCAGATTGCCTTAACTTGGTATATAATCTGCTTGCACCTGTTATCATGAAGGGAAATAGCAAAACTTCTTTGAGCCACCAAGAG AATCGACTACTAGGAGAGACCAAGGACGAAATTGAACAGATACTCACACTTACATTTGAGAATTACAAGTCACTTGATGAGTCATCTTTCTCTGGTATCGTCGAGGTTTTCAGACCAGCATCCAGTCATGCAGCTCCTGCCTTGGAACCGGCTGTTAAACTTTAcaagcttcttcacgatatctTATCTCCGGAGGCCCAAACCAGTTTCTGTCACTACTTCCAG GTTGCGGCAAAAAAGAGGGCTAGAAGGCACCTTTCTGATACAGATGAATATATTGCACAGAATAATGAAAGCTGTTTGATGGATCCTTTGACCATGTCTACCGCTTACCAGAAGATGAAAACACTGTGCATAAATCTTAGGAATGAAATCTATTCTGATATTCAGattcataatcaaaatatacTTCCTAG CTTTGTAGACCTGCCAAATCTTTCTGCTTCCATATACAGCACAGAGCTTTGCAATAGATTACGAGCCTTCCTCATATCTTGTCCACCGACAGGTCCATCATCACCAGTAGCAGAACTTGTCATTGCAACATCCGATTTTCAAAGAGATCTTTCAGGCTGGAACATTAA TCCTATCAAAGGTGGAGTGGATGCAAAAGAGTTGTTCCATTTGTATATTCTTGTTTGGATCCAAGATAAACGTCTATCTTTGCTCGAGTCGTGCAAATTAGACAAG GTGAAATGGTCTGGTGTTAGAACGCAGCATTCTACTACTCCCTTTGTTGATGACATGTATGAGCGGCTGAAGGAAACATTGACAGACTATGAGGTCATCATTTGCCGCTGGCCAGAATATACCTTGGTTCTAGAAAAT GCAATAGCTGATATTGAGAAGGCGATTGTGGAAGCTTTAGATAAACAGTATGCGGATGTATTAGCTCCTCTTAAAGATAGCATGGCACCTAAGAAATTTGGGCTTAAATATGTCCAGAAACTTGCAAAACGGTCTACATGTGCCTATGTGGTTCCTGAGGAG GTTGGAATTCTTTTGAATTCCTTGAAGAGGATGCTCGACATCTTACGTCCAAGGATTGAATCACAGTTCAAATCATGGGCTTCTTGCTTACCAAATGCTGGAAACACAGCACCTGGTGAGCGACTTAGCGAAGTGACCGTGATGCTGAGAGCAAAGTTCAGGAACTATTTGCAGGCTATTGTGGAGAAACTCGTGGAAAAT ACGAAGTTACAGAATGCTACAAAATTAAAGAAGATTCTTCAAGATTCAAAGGAAACAGTGGTAGAGTCTGATTTAAAAAGTAGAATGCAACCACTGAAAGAGCAGTTAGCTAGTACCATAAGCTATCTTCACAGTATTTGTGAAACTCATGTTTTCATTGCCATCTGTCGAGGTTATTGGGACCGAATGGGGCAG GAAATTTTGAGTTTCTTGGAGAATAGAAAAGAGAATAGATCATGGTATAAAGGTTCAAGGGTGGCTGTTTCT GTTCTGGATGATACATTTGCCTCACAGATGCAACAACTTCTAGGAAATGCGATACAAGAGAAAGACATGGAGGCACCTAGATGCATCATGGAGGTTCGTTCTATGCTATGTAAAGACGCTGCTCCTAATCACAAGGACAACAGTTTTTACTATTAG
- the LOC11426027 gene encoding uncharacterized protein, which translates to MEAIIADPNPVRVKRKTLQTVLEQCQRALELINASSDDDADDDDENDDVSDSNQQPLPSTPPDPEADQLCDLLKSRLECPDFLDKLECAQASVYQNTTEEGNSWDLISENDLWEGVDTSDEEDYVLVRQDDIVDGIACFMAAYLLSLKKTKDLTPSQLQDALSKTFSVKKKKGKLRKAWDGSKVIYNVASWGATAIGIYQNPVILRAATKAFWTSCQVISKLL; encoded by the exons ATGGAAGCTATAATCGCCGATCCAAACCCGGTTCGGGTCAAGAGAAAAACCCTTCAAACCGTATTGGAACAGTGTCAAAGAGCCCTTGAACTAATCAACGCTTCTTCCGATGACGatgctgatgatgatgatgaaaacgACGACGTTTCTGATTCCAACCAACAACCTCTCCCTTCTACACCTCCCGATCCAGAAGCCGATCAG TTGTGTGACTTGCTCAAATCTAGACTTGAGTGTCCTGATTTCCTTGACAAGTTAGAGTGTGCACAGGCGTCGGTTTATCAGAACACAACCG AAGAAGGTAATTCTTGGGATTTGATCAGCGAAAATGATCTTTGGGAAGGTGTTGACACTTCTGACGAAGAAGATTATGTTCTTGTTAGACAAGATGATATAGTGGATGGGATTGCATGCTTTATGGCTGCATATTTGTTGTCCCTTAAGAAAACCAAG GATTTGACTCCAAGTCAACTCCAGGATG CTCTCAGCAAGACATTTTctgtgaaaaagaaaaaggggaaGCTTCGAAAGGCCTGGGATGGGAGCAAAGTTATATATAATGTTGCATCATGGGGTGCTACAGCCATTGG GATATATCAAAACCCTGTTATCCTAAGGGCTGCAACTAAAGCATTCTGGACATCTTGTCAAGTGATATCAAAGCTGCTCTGA